TCACTACTGCAAAGAAAATTAAAATTAGGATACAACAGGGCCGGTCGTCTGATCGATCAGCTGGAAGCAGCCGGAATTGTTGGACCATTCGAAGGCAGTAAAGCCAGAAGCGTGAACATTTTAGACTTAAGTGCTCTTGATCAATTTTTTAATAATGAACAAAATTAAACCCCATCATGAGAACAAACATTCAGGAAATCGCAAACAATTCTATCTCTAACATGACTAAAAAGTGTTTTCAAATGGCTGTTTTATTTCTTTTGAGCTTCACTTCTATTCAGGCTCAGGATAAAAAAGCTAAAGATTTATTGAACGAAGTAACTACAAAAATAAAAAGCTACGATAATATTGTTATCGATTTTAAATATTCTTTAAATAATGCTAAAGAGAATATCAATCAGGACAGCAAAGGAAATGTAACAATGAAAGGAAATCAATATGTATTGAATTTTATGGGTGTTACAAAAATTTTTGACGGTCAAAAAACCTATACAATCGTTCCGGAGGATGAAGAAGTTACTATTTCTAAAGTAAATGAGAAAGACGATAATGCTATTACGCCTTCGAAAATGCTTACTTTCTTTAATTCGGGATATAAATACAATATGGATATCGTTCAAAATGTAAAAGGAAGAAAAATCCAATACATCAAGTTAGCACCAACAAGTGCAAAAGATCAACGAAAAGAAATTTTGTTAGGTATTGACGTTCAGACAAAACACATTTACAATTTGATTGAAACAGGAAAAAACGGAACAAAAACAACTTTAACCGTTAATTCTTTTAAAACCAATCAGCCATTATCAAAAAATCAATTTACCTTTGTAGC
This portion of the Flavobacterium gelatinilyticum genome encodes:
- a CDS encoding LolA family protein, which translates into the protein MTKKCFQMAVLFLLSFTSIQAQDKKAKDLLNEVTTKIKSYDNIVIDFKYSLNNAKENINQDSKGNVTMKGNQYVLNFMGVTKIFDGQKTYTIVPEDEEVTISKVNEKDDNAITPSKMLTFFNSGYKYNMDIVQNVKGRKIQYIKLAPTSAKDQRKEILLGIDVQTKHIYNLIETGKNGTKTTLTVNSFKTNQPLSKNQFTFVAAKYPKYYINKLD